From Aquificota bacterium, one genomic window encodes:
- a CDS encoding ferritin-like domain-containing protein → MDKRETIKLLLYDVALEHSAIVQYLYHIFLITDGNITSEIEEIARQEMRHLKWFAQKVVQLGGQVVLDRIEDMIMIGGPDWADMLSKDVWAEEEAIRIYSQQLEMVKDDSVKRLLERVIKDEEDHKLEFSELMEKVKEGLVCMPTEEQKADPKTIEVLNKFLKEEYQTIINYLYQFFHTKDCNYKDIMLDLAIESMVHMGKLGEKIGEMGGMPQIERIDFSPRPLRSLQEQVKAEILYEQETSGEYGKEMKMVEDPSIKRLFTFIENQEEYHKQKLMEFFKLMNRLTVGDLKKKDA, encoded by the coding sequence ATGGATAAAAGAGAAACTATAAAGCTATTGCTTTATGATGTAGCCCTTGAACACTCTGCCATAGTGCAATACCTATACCATATATTCCTCATAACAGATGGAAACATCACTTCCGAGATAGAGGAAATCGCACGCCAGGAGATGAGACATCTAAAGTGGTTTGCCCAAAAGGTGGTCCAGCTGGGAGGGCAGGTGGTCCTTGACAGGATAGAAGACATGATCATGATAGGTGGCCCAGACTGGGCAGATATGCTATCAAAGGATGTTTGGGCAGAGGAGGAAGCCATAAGGATATACAGCCAACAGCTTGAGATGGTAAAGGATGATTCGGTCAAGAGGCTCCTTGAGAGGGTCATAAAGGACGAGGAGGACCACAAACTGGAGTTTTCAGAGCTTATGGAAAAGGTAAAAGAGGGGCTTGTATGCATGCCAACGGAAGAGCAAAAGGCTGACCCAAAAACTATAGAGGTGCTAAACAAGTTTTTAAAGGAGGAATATCAAACCATAATCAACTACCTTTACCAGTTTTTCCATACAAAGGACTGCAATTACAAAGACATAATGCTTGACCTTGCCATAGAGAGCATGGTGCATATGGGAAAGCTCGGGGAAAAGATAGGTGAGATGGGAGGCATGCCACAGATTGAAAGGATAGACTTTTCTCCAAGGCCTCTAAGGAGCCTCCAAGAGCAGGTAAAGGCGGAGATACTCTATGAACAAGAGACAAGCGGGGAATATGGAAAAGAGATGAAAATGGTGGAAGACCCAAGCATAAAGAGGCTCTTTACCTTTATTGAAAACCAAGAAGAATATCACAAGCAAAAGCTTATGGAGTTTTTCAAGCTTATGAACAGGCTTACGGTGGGAGACCTAAAAAAGAAGGATGCTTGA
- a CDS encoding ATP-dependent DNA ligase, which translates to MTFRELSEFFQRIEQTTSRLEMADILRDLLEKADVEEIDKVVYLTLGELVPAFRGLEFGVSEKLMMEAISKACGVKVKQVESLYKERGDLGEVAQELISWQGRGLSLVKVYQELFDIARTRGTLDKVMRLINLLKGLSGFEAKYAVRVVIGRLRLGVGDATIIDALALMAKSRELKPLIERAYNLCSDLGLVARKLKEEGINALKDFKIQVGYPIRMALAERVSSAQEIISRLGRCAVEAKYDGFRLQVHKDSQKVEIYSRNLERMTEMFPDIVKAILEDLPAKEVILEGEAIAINEETGEFYPFQITIQRKRKYGIHEYSKEYPLKLFCFDLLYLEGEDYTVKPFIERRKTLEGLLTKTNTLRVSEMIITDNAKEVEEFFEEAITRGLEGIMAKRLDAPYTAGSRNFNWIKLKRSYRGALADTIDVVILGYYYGKGARAKLGIGGVLVGVYDPSTDTFKTVSKVGSGFTEDEWIRLKKMLDEIRLDHKHARVDSLLSADVWVEPKYVITVNADEITRSPLHTAGRTIDSPGYALRFPRAVSFIREDKNPEDANTVEEIIRLYELQRKVSVE; encoded by the coding sequence ATGACCTTCAGAGAGCTTTCAGAGTTCTTCCAAAGGATAGAGCAGACCACAAGCAGGCTTGAGATGGCAGACATACTGAGGGACCTTTTGGAAAAGGCGGATGTGGAGGAGATAGACAAGGTAGTCTATTTGACCCTTGGCGAGCTTGTGCCAGCCTTCAGAGGCTTAGAGTTTGGTGTATCAGAAAAGCTTATGATGGAGGCCATCTCCAAGGCTTGCGGTGTTAAGGTAAAGCAGGTGGAGAGCCTATACAAAGAGAGGGGAGACTTGGGAGAGGTGGCGCAAGAGCTTATAAGTTGGCAGGGAAGGGGCCTTAGCTTAGTTAAGGTCTATCAAGAATTATTTGATATTGCAAGGACAAGGGGCACTCTGGACAAGGTCATGAGACTTATAAACCTCCTAAAAGGCCTTTCTGGCTTTGAGGCCAAGTATGCGGTAAGAGTGGTGATAGGAAGGCTAAGGCTCGGTGTGGGCGATGCCACCATAATAGATGCCCTGGCTCTTATGGCAAAAAGCAGGGAACTAAAGCCCCTTATAGAGAGGGCCTATAACCTCTGTTCTGATCTTGGCCTTGTAGCCAGAAAGCTAAAGGAAGAAGGGATAAATGCCCTAAAGGATTTCAAGATACAGGTTGGCTATCCCATAAGGATGGCCTTGGCAGAAAGAGTATCAAGCGCCCAAGAGATAATAAGCAGGCTTGGAAGGTGTGCGGTGGAAGCCAAGTACGATGGCTTTAGGTTGCAAGTCCATAAGGATAGTCAAAAGGTTGAAATATACTCAAGGAACCTGGAGCGCATGACGGAGATGTTCCCAGATATAGTGAAAGCCATCTTGGAAGACCTCCCTGCCAAGGAAGTAATATTGGAGGGTGAGGCCATAGCCATAAACGAGGAGACGGGAGAATTCTATCCCTTTCAGATAACCATACAAAGGAAGAGAAAGTATGGTATTCATGAGTATTCAAAAGAATACCCCCTAAAGCTCTTCTGCTTTGACCTCCTATATCTGGAAGGGGAGGACTACACTGTAAAGCCCTTCATTGAAAGAAGAAAGACCCTTGAAGGACTCCTCACAAAAACAAACACCCTCAGAGTCTCCGAGATGATAATCACAGATAATGCCAAGGAGGTGGAAGAGTTTTTTGAAGAGGCCATAACCAGAGGCCTTGAGGGCATAATGGCAAAGAGGCTTGACGCTCCTTACACGGCTGGCTCAAGGAACTTCAACTGGATAAAGCTTAAAAGGAGCTACAGGGGTGCTTTGGCGGATACTATAGATGTGGTGATTTTGGGCTATTACTATGGTAAGGGTGCAAGGGCTAAGCTTGGTATAGGTGGTGTGCTTGTGGGTGTGTATGACCCATCCACGGATACCTTTAAAACGGTTAGTAAAGTAGGTTCTGGCTTTACCGAAGATGAATGGATAAGGCTTAAGAAGATGCTTGATGAGATAAGGCTTGATCACAAACATGCAAGGGTGGATAGCCTCCTTTCTGCCGATGTTTGGGTGGAGCCAAAGTATGTGATAACGGTAAATGCGGATGAGATAACGAGGTCTCCTTTACACACTGCTGGAAGAACCATAGATAGCCCAGGCTATGCTTTGCGTTTCCCAAGGGCTGTAAGCTTTATAAGGGAGGACAAAAACCCAGAAGATGCCAACACAGTAGAAGAGATCATAAGGCTTTATGAGCTCCAGAGGAAGGTTTCAGTAGAATAA
- the glgP gene encoding alpha-glucan family phosphorylase, whose translation MIAYFVMELGLEDNMPIYSGGLGTLAGDTLYSYADMDIPAVCVTLLYKRGYNLQKITPHGMQLDFDALWDYKKYLRKLDVEVEVLFGDKKQKVACWEYWVRSKADVRILFLDADVEGNDPEIRKLNSKLYFDDGIYRLRQEILLGIGGYRVLKALGYPIHVYHMNESHSAFLVVELLREFKSSDEVRKRCVFTTHTPVPAGHDKFPVDMVKEELKAYDIIDWGKEAVEGYINLSVLASRYSGKVNAVSQRHMYVTQGIFPELTGSLEYVTNGVYHKRWIHPELQEVFNEYIPGWDENPILLQRVYDIPSELLLKTHNKIKSELINLINKQTDASFSDDVFTVGIARRVTPYKRNDLILRDIDRLIHIGERVGEIQIVFAGKAHPKDGMGKDMIKRIFEAMRIIRERTKTVKVTFLENYGIDMAKLLIAGCDVWLNNPKRPYEACGTSGMKAGMNGVLNFSTWDGWWLEGGVEGVNGWGIGPRPSWQDMSESLDEEDLEDLYGKLAHIILPTYYKHKDEWVRLMKNSIATIGPYFNTHRMVSDYISKVYKIGLR comes from the coding sequence ATGATAGCTTACTTTGTTATGGAGCTTGGCCTAGAAGATAATATGCCAATATACAGTGGAGGGCTGGGAACCCTTGCAGGTGATACCCTATACTCCTATGCCGATATGGATATTCCTGCAGTTTGTGTCACACTGCTATATAAGAGGGGGTATAACCTACAGAAGATAACTCCCCATGGTATGCAGTTGGACTTTGACGCCCTTTGGGATTACAAGAAGTATTTAAGGAAGCTTGACGTTGAGGTGGAAGTGTTATTTGGAGACAAAAAGCAAAAAGTAGCCTGTTGGGAGTATTGGGTTAGATCAAAGGCAGATGTGAGGATACTTTTCCTTGATGCGGATGTGGAAGGCAACGATCCAGAGATTAGGAAGTTAAACAGTAAGCTCTACTTTGATGATGGCATATACAGGCTAAGGCAGGAGATCCTTTTGGGTATAGGTGGCTACAGGGTTCTGAAGGCCTTGGGCTATCCCATACATGTCTATCATATGAACGAAAGCCATTCGGCCTTCCTTGTGGTAGAGCTACTAAGAGAATTCAAGAGTTCAGATGAAGTAAGAAAAAGGTGCGTTTTTACCACGCATACACCCGTGCCAGCTGGCCATGATAAGTTTCCAGTGGATATGGTAAAGGAAGAACTAAAGGCTTATGATATTATAGATTGGGGAAAGGAAGCTGTAGAAGGCTATATAAACCTTTCTGTGCTTGCTTCAAGGTATTCTGGCAAGGTAAACGCTGTATCCCAGAGGCATATGTACGTTACTCAGGGTATATTTCCAGAACTTACAGGAAGTCTAGAGTATGTAACCAACGGTGTATATCACAAAAGATGGATACATCCAGAGCTTCAAGAGGTCTTTAACGAATACATACCAGGTTGGGATGAAAACCCCATACTGCTTCAAAGAGTCTATGACATTCCTTCAGAACTTCTTCTTAAAACCCACAACAAGATAAAGAGTGAGCTTATAAACCTTATAAATAAACAAACGGATGCAAGCTTTTCCGATGATGTGTTTACCGTAGGTATAGCAAGAAGGGTAACTCCATATAAGAGGAACGACTTGATTTTAAGGGATATAGATAGGCTAATTCACATTGGTGAAAGGGTAGGGGAGATTCAGATTGTTTTTGCTGGTAAGGCCCATCCAAAGGATGGCATGGGTAAGGATATGATTAAAAGGATCTTTGAGGCTATGAGGATAATAAGGGAGAGGACCAAGACTGTTAAGGTGACCTTTTTGGAAAACTATGGCATAGATATGGCAAAGCTTTTGATAGCTGGCTGTGATGTGTGGTTGAATAACCCTAAAAGGCCTTATGAAGCTTGTGGGACGAGCGGTATGAAGGCTGGTATGAATGGGGTCTTAAACTTCTCCACATGGGATGGCTGGTGGCTGGAGGGCGGAGTAGAGGGTGTCAACGGTTGGGGTATAGGCCCAAGGCCAAGCTGGCAGGACATGAGTGAGTCTTTGGATGAAGAAGACCTTGAAGACCTTTATGGCAAGCTTGCCCACATAATACTACCAACTTATTATAAACACAAAGATGAATGGGTAAGGCTCATGAAGAATAGCATAGCCACCATAGGTCCCTACTTTAACACACATAGGATGGTAAGCGACTATATTAGTAAGGTGTATAAAATAGGCTTGAGGTGA
- a CDS encoding uracil-DNA glycosylase — MRKIQATLMALSEIGFDALYIVDNSLSESKAQEAPVKEAPKEDKKKLLEELYKKIEKEKTCVLYEGASGYVFGEGNPYSPVVFVGEAPGEEEDQLKRPFVGRAGRYLNQKLEEVGLKREEVYITNVVKSRPPGNRKPTPKEMQSCLPYLKKEIEIINPKLIVCLGATALEGILGKSLPITKHRGQVFDYPYNRKIKVLLTYHPAYILRNPGAEKEFVEDLKKIKELLSNL, encoded by the coding sequence ATGCGTAAGATACAAGCAACCCTTATGGCCCTTTCAGAAATAGGCTTTGATGCACTATACATAGTAGATAATAGCTTGTCAGAGAGTAAAGCTCAAGAAGCTCCGGTAAAAGAAGCACCTAAGGAAGATAAGAAAAAGCTCCTTGAAGAGCTTTACAAAAAGATTGAGAAAGAAAAAACATGCGTTCTGTATGAGGGTGCCAGTGGATACGTTTTTGGAGAGGGAAATCCCTATTCACCCGTTGTCTTTGTGGGCGAAGCCCCGGGAGAAGAAGAGGACCAACTAAAGCGTCCTTTTGTGGGAAGGGCTGGCAGGTACTTAAACCAAAAGCTTGAAGAGGTGGGTCTAAAGCGGGAAGAAGTTTATATTACAAACGTGGTAAAGTCAAGGCCACCGGGCAACAGAAAACCTACGCCAAAAGAGATGCAGAGCTGTCTACCCTACCTAAAAAAGGAGATAGAGATAATAAACCCAAAGCTTATAGTCTGTTTGGGTGCCACAGCCCTTGAGGGCATTTTGGGCAAAAGCCTGCCCATTACCAAACACAGGGGGCAAGTTTTTGATTATCCATACAACAGAAAGATTAAAGTTTTGCTTACCTACCACCCAGCCTACATACTGAGAAATCCCGGTGCAGAAAAGGAGTTTGTGGAAGACCTTAAAAAGATAAAGGAACTTCTTTCAAACCTTTGA
- the rny gene encoding ribonuclease Y has translation MELVLLVGFIALVIGLSVGFFLKGKKVPSAVEPSPDLEEKRKEANEIILKAKQEAQEILKKAQEEAREIKLVAERDAEKIVKLAQEEADRLRSTIKEETEKIRKDVEEYISEKKQELNKLEQALHQKELNLERRVQALERREEELYKREKEIREMEKEIDKAQRDIQTRLKELEEKEKEIEALKHREMLELQRIASMTLEEARSELFKRVEEEAKIEAIRIMKRIEEEAKDRAEFEAKKVITTAVQRLASEIAINYTTTTVELPSNEFKGRIIGREGRNIRTFELLTGVDLIIDDTPDIVTISSFDPMRRELAKEALERLIQDGRIHPARIEEVVLEVKKEMDEKIRKMGEETCMELGLYDINPGLYYYIGKLYYRTSYSQNVLLHSKEVAYIAGMMAEELGLDAKIARRAGLLHDIGKAVSHELGGSHTDIGIELCKRYGEPDPVLNAIKAHHEEEPVRYPEVALVCAADALSAARPGARRESLETYLKRLEKLEEIVKSFSGVQNAYAVQAGREVRVIVNPEEISDEEAYMLSKNIARKIEEEMQFPGQIKVVVIRETRHVEYAK, from the coding sequence ATGGAGTTGGTTTTATTGGTTGGTTTTATAGCTTTAGTAATTGGTCTTTCTGTGGGTTTTTTCTTAAAAGGTAAGAAAGTACCTTCGGCGGTTGAACCAAGTCCAGACCTTGAAGAAAAAAGGAAAGAAGCAAACGAAATAATACTCAAGGCAAAGCAGGAAGCCCAAGAGATATTGAAAAAGGCCCAAGAGGAAGCAAGGGAGATAAAGCTTGTGGCAGAAAGGGATGCTGAAAAAATAGTAAAATTGGCCCAAGAGGAAGCGGACAGGCTTAGAAGCACTATAAAGGAAGAGACGGAGAAGATAAGGAAGGATGTGGAAGAGTATATTTCAGAGAAAAAGCAAGAGCTAAATAAGCTTGAACAAGCTCTACATCAAAAGGAGTTAAACCTTGAAAGGAGGGTGCAAGCCCTTGAAAGAAGGGAAGAAGAGCTATACAAAAGGGAAAAAGAAATAAGGGAGATGGAAAAGGAGATAGATAAGGCACAAAGGGATATTCAAACAAGGCTTAAGGAATTAGAAGAAAAGGAAAAGGAGATAGAAGCTCTTAAACACAGGGAGATGCTTGAGCTTCAAAGAATTGCCAGCATGACCTTGGAAGAAGCAAGAAGCGAGCTTTTCAAAAGGGTTGAGGAGGAAGCAAAGATAGAAGCCATAAGGATTATGAAGCGCATAGAAGAGGAGGCAAAGGATAGGGCAGAGTTTGAAGCAAAAAAGGTCATAACCACCGCAGTCCAAAGGCTGGCTTCCGAGATAGCCATAAACTACACCACTACCACCGTAGAGCTTCCAAGCAACGAGTTTAAGGGAAGGATAATAGGAAGGGAGGGAAGGAATATAAGGACTTTTGAGCTTTTAACAGGTGTGGATCTCATCATTGACGACACACCAGACATAGTAACCATATCCTCCTTTGACCCCATGAGAAGGGAGCTTGCAAAGGAAGCCCTTGAAAGGCTAATTCAAGATGGAAGGATACACCCCGCACGCATAGAGGAGGTTGTATTGGAAGTAAAGAAGGAAATGGATGAGAAGATAAGAAAAATGGGAGAGGAAACCTGCATGGAGCTTGGCCTATACGATATAAACCCTGGCCTTTATTACTACATTGGTAAGCTTTACTACAGGACAAGCTACTCTCAAAACGTGCTTTTGCACTCTAAGGAAGTGGCTTACATTGCAGGAATGATGGCTGAAGAGCTTGGGCTTGATGCCAAGATAGCAAGAAGGGCTGGACTATTGCACGATATAGGAAAGGCCGTATCTCATGAGCTTGGAGGGTCCCACACCGACATAGGCATAGAATTGTGCAAACGATATGGTGAGCCAGACCCAGTGTTAAACGCCATAAAGGCCCATCATGAGGAAGAACCTGTGAGATATCCAGAAGTGGCCCTTGTTTGCGCAGCCGATGCCCTATCTGCCGCAAGGCCTGGTGCCAGAAGGGAAAGCCTAGAAACCTATCTCAAAAGACTTGAAAAGCTTGAGGAAATAGTTAAATCCTTTAGTGGGGTTCAAAACGCCTATGCGGTGCAGGCAGGAAGAGAGGTAAGGGTAATAGTAAACCCAGAGGAGATAAGCGATGAAGAAGCCTACATGCTATCCAAAAACATAGCAAGAAAGATAGAAGAAGAAATGCAGTTTCCAGGTCAGATAAAGGTAGTAGTGATAAGAGAAACAAGACATGTGGAATACGCAAAATAG
- a CDS encoding NAD(+)/NADH kinase, with protein sequence MKVLLFVKDTKSAFETSQRVRELLHSFGVRVETFINKREAKRPSLEGIDLLVVIGGDGTFLAGARLVAQRSIPILGINEGRFGFLTEVEREDMEEVIEKVLKGEIKPQKRMMLSAYLKRGSEEVYMGDYLNDVVISKESLARMVEVEVFVGEESVLRVYGDGVIVSSPTGSTAYALSAGGPIIYPLSEALLFVPICPHTLSNRPLVLPPDFEIRLKNLSQDGMAYLTLDGQEGRSLNKEDIIIVRRSKHYCLMYPNPKRSFFGILREKLRWG encoded by the coding sequence ATGAAGGTCCTCCTTTTTGTAAAGGATACAAAGTCTGCCTTTGAGACATCCCAAAGGGTCAGGGAGCTTTTGCATTCCTTTGGCGTTCGCGTGGAGACATTTATAAACAAACGAGAAGCCAAAAGGCCAAGCTTGGAAGGTATAGACCTTCTTGTAGTGATAGGCGGGGATGGCACCTTTTTGGCCGGTGCCAGGCTGGTGGCACAAAGGTCCATACCCATCCTTGGCATAAACGAGGGAAGGTTTGGCTTTCTCACAGAGGTGGAAAGGGAGGACATGGAAGAGGTCATAGAAAAGGTTTTAAAAGGAGAGATAAAGCCACAAAAAAGGATGATGCTCTCCGCCTATTTGAAAAGAGGATCGGAAGAGGTCTATATGGGAGATTATCTAAACGATGTGGTCATATCAAAGGAAAGCCTTGCCAGGATGGTGGAGGTGGAAGTATTTGTGGGAGAAGAGTCTGTCCTGAGGGTCTATGGAGATGGTGTGATAGTCTCTTCTCCTACCGGTTCTACCGCCTATGCCCTCTCCGCAGGAGGCCCCATCATATACCCCCTTTCGGAGGCCCTCCTCTTTGTTCCCATATGCCCTCATACCCTCTCCAACAGGCCCCTTGTCCTCCCACCAGACTTTGAGATAAGGCTAAAAAACCTCTCCCAGGATGGCATGGCCTACCTAACCCTTGACGGCCAAGAGGGCAGAAGCTTAAACAAAGAAGACATTATAATAGTAAGGAGGTCAAAGCATTACTGCCTTATGTATCCAAACCCAAAGAGGAGCTTTTTTGGAATACTAAGGGAGAAGCTAAGATGGGGATGA
- a CDS encoding ATP-binding protein codes for MGMNSVFEEYIAFRFKDGQLQPIKHPHIPDFESLLHIDHQKEILRRNTLQLVKGLPANDALLWGDRGTGKSSLVKSMLGLFAKEGLRIVQIYKMDLWHLSDLYDLFREREEKFILFFDDLSFEPGDESIRVLKSLMDGDIEERPANVVIYATSNRRHLMPERNGEEKFPEESYWERVSLVERFGIRLGFFAFGKEEYLSIVRHIVAQRGLNIEEEELERLALQWSMSNGFSGRSASQFVKNLEGFLKLT; via the coding sequence ATGGGGATGAATTCTGTCTTTGAAGAGTACATAGCCTTCCGCTTTAAAGATGGTCAGCTACAGCCCATAAAGCATCCCCACATACCAGACTTTGAAAGCCTTTTGCACATAGACCACCAAAAAGAGATTCTAAGAAGGAACACACTGCAACTTGTAAAGGGCTTGCCTGCCAACGACGCTCTGCTTTGGGGAGACAGAGGCACGGGGAAGTCCTCCTTAGTCAAGTCCATGCTTGGACTTTTTGCCAAGGAAGGCCTAAGAATTGTGCAAATATACAAGATGGACCTCTGGCATCTTTCAGACCTCTATGATCTCTTCAGAGAAAGGGAAGAAAAGTTTATCCTCTTCTTTGACGACCTTTCCTTTGAACCGGGGGATGAGAGCATAAGGGTCTTGAAGTCTTTGATGGATGGAGACATTGAGGAGAGGCCTGCCAATGTGGTCATATACGCCACCTCAAACAGGAGGCACCTTATGCCAGAAAGGAACGGGGAAGAAAAGTTCCCAGAAGAAAGCTATTGGGAGAGGGTCTCCCTTGTGGAACGCTTTGGCATAAGGCTTGGCTTTTTCGCCTTTGGAAAAGAGGAGTACCTTTCCATAGTGAGGCACATAGTGGCCCAAAGGGGCCTAAATATAGAAGAAGAGGAGCTTGAAAGGCTTGCCCTCCAGTGGTCCATGAGCAACGGCTTTTCTGGAAGGAGCGCCAGCCAGTTTGTAAAAAATCTGGAAGGTTTTTTAAAACTCACTTAA
- a CDS encoding MFS transporter — MKLIETDLTCRLDSLPWTSFHTRFVFALGITWVLDAFEVVIVSAVLKPMAKSLEFLPWQSSMMVSGFLIGAILGSLIFGYLADKYGRKKLFLITLLLYAGGTFLTGFAQSFETALLFRILAGAGLGGEFAAIQSAIDEFVPSRHRGKADGTITALWNLGSLMASLSAIGLLKLLDEGLAWRIAYFFGGLIALLVVFVRLYVPESPRWLLSKGKLEEAKKIVERVELEAGGKRSDSTCHIPVFEGSILDASKILLKEYRWRFLFSASMSFTILTTYYGMITLLPLILSEVYHLQTKEIPQILTLGSLGGLLGGLLVAYMVDKIGRVPLGILISLLSSLLSLSFLLGFDLKTTFFVYSFVAFSFASVAYVIATEIYPSYIRAYAIGLLSIIGRLSGAFAPLFLVSLAQIGFTFAMLGLACLWLVGFFAFVLWALKGMETKGKPLEEIS; from the coding sequence ATGAAACTCATAGAGACAGACCTCACCTGCAGGCTTGACAGTCTTCCTTGGACATCCTTCCATACACGCTTTGTCTTTGCCCTAGGCATTACATGGGTTCTGGATGCCTTTGAGGTGGTAATAGTTAGCGCAGTTCTAAAGCCTATGGCAAAGAGCCTTGAATTTCTGCCCTGGCAGAGTTCTATGATGGTAAGCGGCTTTCTAATCGGAGCCATTTTGGGCTCTTTGATCTTTGGCTACCTTGCGGACAAGTATGGAAGGAAGAAGCTCTTTTTGATTACTCTCCTTTTGTATGCTGGTGGCACCTTTTTAACAGGTTTTGCTCAAAGCTTTGAGACGGCTCTTTTATTTAGAATATTGGCCGGTGCTGGTCTGGGTGGGGAGTTCGCAGCCATTCAGTCTGCCATAGACGAGTTTGTACCATCAAGACATAGGGGCAAGGCGGATGGCACCATTACAGCCCTTTGGAACCTGGGTAGTCTAATGGCTTCCTTAAGCGCCATTGGGCTTTTAAAGCTTTTGGACGAAGGCCTTGCCTGGCGTATAGCCTACTTCTTTGGAGGTCTTATAGCCTTGCTTGTGGTCTTTGTAAGGCTTTATGTGCCAGAGTCTCCAAGATGGCTCCTATCAAAGGGAAAGCTTGAAGAGGCCAAAAAGATAGTGGAAAGGGTGGAGTTGGAAGCTGGTGGAAAAAGGAGTGATAGCACATGCCATATACCTGTCTTTGAGGGCAGTATCCTTGACGCATCAAAGATACTTCTAAAAGAATACAGATGGCGCTTCCTCTTTAGCGCCAGCATGAGCTTTACCATCCTTACCACCTATTATGGCATGATAACCCTACTACCTCTAATCCTTTCCGAGGTCTACCACCTTCAGACAAAGGAAATCCCTCAAATACTCACCCTTGGAAGCTTGGGTGGCCTGTTGGGCGGCCTGTTGGTGGCTTATATGGTAGACAAAATAGGCAGAGTACCCTTGGGAATACTTATAAGCCTTCTTTCCTCTCTCCTTAGCCTTTCCTTTCTTCTTGGCTTTGACCTTAAGACCACCTTCTTTGTTTATTCTTTTGTGGCCTTCTCCTTTGCCTCCGTTGCCTACGTGATAGCCACTGAGATCTATCCCTCTTACATAAGGGCCTACGCCATAGGCTTACTTTCTATAATAGGTAGGCTCTCTGGCGCTTTTGCGCCACTCTTTCTTGTTAGCCTTGCTCAGATAGGCTTTACCTTTGCCATGCTTGGTTTGGCTTGCCTTTGGCTTGTGGGCTTTTTTGCCTTTGTTCTGTGGGCCTTAAAGGGTATGGAAACAAAGGGCAAACCTTTGGAAGAAATTTCATAA
- a CDS encoding D-sedoheptulose 7-phosphate isomerase yields MLDLVINSFRESADVKLAFVELYAERILEVGQIMAEAIKSGNKILLFGNGGSAADAQHIAAEIVGRFKKERRALPAIALTTDTSILTAVGNDYGFETIFERQIEALCMPGDIAIGISTSGNSPNVIRGLMKAHDLGATTVAFTGRNGGKVVDIAHYSFVVPSYDTARIQECHITLGHVLCEIIDRLL; encoded by the coding sequence ATGCTTGACCTTGTGATAAACTCCTTCAGAGAGAGCGCCGATGTAAAGCTTGCCTTTGTAGAGCTTTATGCGGAAAGGATATTGGAAGTAGGCCAAATAATGGCTGAGGCAATAAAAAGTGGAAATAAAATACTGCTTTTTGGCAACGGTGGAAGCGCGGCGGATGCCCAGCACATAGCGGCGGAGATAGTGGGGAGGTTCAAAAAGGAAAGGAGGGCCCTTCCTGCCATAGCCCTCACCACAGACACCTCCATACTTACAGCCGTTGGAAACGATTATGGCTTTGAAACCATCTTTGAAAGGCAGATAGAGGCCCTCTGCATGCCCGGAGACATAGCCATAGGCATTTCCACCTCTGGCAACTCTCCCAACGTGATAAGGGGTCTTATGAAAGCCCATGACCTTGGTGCCACCACGGTGGCCTTTACAGGAAGGAACGGGGGAAAGGTGGTAGACATTGCCCACTACAGCTTTGTTGTGCCATCCTACGATACGGCGAGGATTCAAGAGTGCCATATAACCCTTGGCCATGTTCTTTGCGAGATAATTGACAGGCTTTTATGA
- a CDS encoding 5-formyltetrahydrofolate cyclo-ligase, which translates to MKLLTKKELRKQYIEERERLPKEEREKLSSKIVSKILNLPSIKKAKNILLFCPHRGEPDITPLFSWVFKEGKTLVLPKVEGEHLKLIRIKEDTNLSPGAFCILEPRDGEEISPEAIDFSLVPGVLFDKVGYRIGYGKGYYDRLLTKLGGIKVGVCYQFQVVEELPRDSWDKPVDLVVTEEKIYEGGNER; encoded by the coding sequence GAAAACAATACATAGAAGAAAGGGAAAGATTACCCAAAGAAGAAAGGGAAAAGCTATCTTCCAAGATAGTAAGCAAGATATTAAACCTACCAAGTATTAAAAAGGCTAAAAATATTCTCCTTTTTTGCCCTCATAGAGGAGAACCGGACATAACACCACTTTTCTCTTGGGTTTTTAAAGAAGGTAAAACCTTGGTACTTCCTAAGGTGGAAGGAGAACACCTAAAACTTATAAGAATTAAAGAGGATACAAACCTAAGTCCTGGAGCCTTTTGCATACTTGAGCCGAGGGATGGAGAAGAAATCAGCCCAGAGGCGATTGATTTTTCTCTGGTGCCTGGTGTGCTTTTTGATAAGGTAGGATATCGGATAGGTTATGGTAAGGGGTATTACGATAGGCTTCTTACCAAGTTGGGAGGAATAAAGGTGGGGGTTTGCTATCAGTTTCAAGTGGTGGAGGAGTTGCCAAGGGATAGCTGGGATAAGCCCGTTGACCTTGTGGTCACGGAAGAAAAAATCTACGAAGGAGGTAACGAAAGATGA